A genomic stretch from Brachyhypopomus gauderio isolate BG-103 unplaced genomic scaffold, BGAUD_0.2 sc37, whole genome shotgun sequence includes:
- the cusr gene encoding uncharacterized protein cusr translates to MQGVKGYITFHQPSPFDLTTVTLNLTGLDRRIGPYHVHLFPTPEMRSPPQSACSNNNVGGHWNPFGIDTQASVYPPSLNSTHDFYEVGDLSSKHGSLVNMSDFQGSFTDWNLPLFGQNSIVGRSVVLHQPNGTRFACASIGYPGDVITARAVFQSPVVGSVLFTQLKGDPYSDVSVFLDLSYGHPSMPATQKHHWHIHKYPISTETDTDEFRCVSTTGHWNPFGINTSVSSYKLNCRPDCPFACEVGDLSSKHSLLNLGTGTGMFDSKRFFTDTTSWMSGTDSMIGRSVVIHGPDEASVRIACANLTQVRFPSAMSGPWQGAGSAVGRIHFYQTSPQGPTNLQISLERLGAIAAGYHVHILPVVRGVDACTDKNIMGHFNPYAVNTSQSPAPGIGTVDQYETGDISGKFGYLTDQDQVQNHYIDGNMPLNGPNSIIGRSLVIHYRNGSRMQCADITPENTSDSYWVIAKATFNSHVTGEVTMSQQRFPDGSYTDAILLVDIRLSTPLNITEASWEIMESRVAGLNNGCEGTGGTYNPFNMTAQNTSCSPLTPLVCPVGDLTSKLGSVSLTQRRLFTDGHLQLAGDLTVIYRSLVLRAGNMILACADILPESPSAQQIFPSVTSFSRYDFRKRVANVLAVDLSRVSILPGALSPTAGGTCQQVTFVVSGQVDPDQLASVKTSQEMGIYQQTSECTKSGAHGLLLTHGWFVQILSLVLVYHLQSAVLQ, encoded by the exons ATGCAGGGAGTCAAAGGATATATTACCTTTCACCAGCCTTCCCCTTTTGACCTCACCACTGTAACGTTGAATTTAACTGGCCTGGACAGGAGAATTGGGCCCTACCACGTGCACCTGTTCCCGACCCCTGAGATGAGATCGCCCCCACAGAGCGCTTGCAGTAACAACAACGTTGGAGGTCACTGGAACCCCTTTGGTATTGACACTCAGGCTTCCGTGTATCCCCCATCCCTGAACTCCACCCATGATTTCTATGAGGTCGGTGACCTGAGCTCCAAGCATGGGTCGCTAGTGAACATGAGTGACTTTCAAGGCAGCTTCACTGACTGGAACCTGCCCCTGTTTGGGCAAAACAGCATTGTGGGGCGTTCAGTTGTTCTCCATCAGCCTAATGGAACGAGGTTTGCCTGTGCAAGCATCGGCTATCCTGGGGACGTAATCACAGCCAGGGCCGTCTtccagagtccagtggtggGGTCCGTCCTGTTCACCCAGCTGAAGGGAGACCCTTACTCCGACGTCTCGGTGTTCCTCGACTTGTCTTATGGGCATCCGTCCATGCCAGCGACTCAGAAACACCACTGGCACATCCACAAATACCCCATCAGCACggaaacagacacagacgaATTTCGCTGCGTGTCCACCACAGGGCACTGGAACCCGTTTGGTATCAACACCAGCGTAAGCAGCTACAAGCTGAACTGCAGACCGGATTGTCCCTTCGCTTGTGAGGTTGGAGACCTGTCCAGCAAACACAGTTTGCTGAATTTAGGAACAGGCACAGGGATGTTTGACAGCAAGAGGTTCTTTACAGACACCACATCATGGATGTCTGGAACTGACTCCATGATTGGCAGGTCAGTAGTCATACATGGACCCGATGAGGCCAGTGTTCGCATAGCCTGCGCCAACCTCACCCAGGTACGTTTCCCCTCCGCCATGTCCGGACCCTGGCAAGGGGCCGGGTCAGCAGTGGGCCGCATCCATTTCTACCAGACCTCTCCACAAGGTCCAACCAACCTCCAGATTTCTCTGGAGAGGCTTGGGGCCATAGCTGCCGGATACCACGTCCACATATTGCCTGTGGTGAGAGGAGTGGACGCCTGCACTGACAAGAACATCATGGGTCATTTCAACCCATACGCCGTGAATACCTCACAGTCTCCTGCTCCAGGAATTGGCACGGTGGATCAGTATGAGACTGGCGATATCAGTGGAAAGTTTGGGTATCTAACGGATCAGGACCAGGTCCAGAACCATTATATCGATGGTAATATGCCGCTGAACGGGCCCAACAGCATCATAGGACGCTCGCTGGTTATCCACTACAGGAACGGGTCAAG AATGCAGTGTGCTGACATCACACCCGAGAACACCTCGGATTCATATTGGGTCATCGCCAAGGCGACATTCAACAGCCATGTGACTGGCGAAGTAACCATG TCCCAGCAGAGATTTCCTGATGGCAGCTACACTGACGCCATCCTGCTGGTGGACATCCGTCTATCCACACCACTTAAC ATCACAGAAGCTTCATGGGAGATCATGGAAAGTCGTGTTGCTGGGCTCAATAACGGGTGTGAAGGGACAGGAGGGACCTATAACCCTTTCAACATGACAGCACAG AATACCAGCTGTTCTCCGCTCACCCCTTTGGTCTGTCCGGTCGGGGACCTGACGTCCAAGCTTGGCTCCGTTAGCCTGACCCAGAGGCGACTGTTCACGGACGGACACCTGCAGCTCGCCGGAGACCTCACAG TCATCTACAGATCACTGGTCCTCAGAGCGGGGAACATGATCCTCGCGTGTGCCGACATTCTCCCGGAATCGCCCTCTGCTCAGCAGATCTTTCCGAGTGTGACGTCCTTTAGCAG GTATGACTTCCGCAAGAGGGTGGCCAACGTCCTGGCAGTCGACCTGTCCAGGGTGTCTATCTTGCCTGGAGCGCTGTCCCCCACAGCAGGGGGGACGTGTCAGCAGGTGACCTTCGTTGTATCAG GCCAGGTTGACCCAGACCAGCTTGCCTCCGTGAAGACGAGCCAGGAAATGGGAATTTACCAACAGACCAGTGAATGCACAAAAA GTGGTGCCCATGGTTTGCTACTGACCCACGGATGGTTCGTCCAGATCCTCTCACTAGTTCTGGTGTACCATCTCCAGTCTGCTGTTCTGCAGTGA